The Streptomyces noursei ATCC 11455 sequence GGTCAGCCGCCGGCTGGTCTTCGCCGCCCACCGGGACGGCGGCCAGCGGCAGTTCGTGGAGCGCCCCGTCCCCCGCATACCGGACGTCTCACTCGCCCCGCTCCTGGCCTGGGCCCAGGAACGCCTCGACGCCCCGCTCACGGTGCCCGACCTGGCCGCCCGCGCCGCGGTCAGCCCGGCGACCCTGCACCGCCGCTTCCGAGCCCAGTTGGGCATCACCCCGCTGGCCTGGCTCACCGGCGAACGGATCGCCCTGGCCTGCCGGTTGATCGAACGCGGCGAGACCCGCCTGGACGTGGTCGCCCGCCGCAGCGGCCTGGGCACCGCGACCCATCTGCGCACCCTGATGCGCCGCGAGACCGGTCTGACCCCGTCCGGCTACCGCCGCCGCTTCGGACCGGACGCCGGCGAGGGACGCGCCGCCGTCCATGTGCCGCACGGCCCGTGAAACACAGCCCCGGGAAGCGCGGTGTTTCACGTGAAACGCCGCAGAGGCGGTCGCCAGGGCCTCCCCGCCGGCCGGCCCCTAACCTGGGAAAAGGAAGCCGGTGCGCGTCGATGACCGCTGAACCCGTCACGCTCGCACTCTGCGGCGATGTGATGCTCGGCCGCGGAGTCGACCAGATCCTGCCCTTCCCCGGCGACCCCGAGCTGCGCGAACCCTACGTCCAGGACGCCCGGATCTATGTCGGCCTGGCCGAGTCGGCCAACGGCCCGGTCCACCACCCCGTCGCCTTCCGCTACCCCTGGGGCGATGCCCTGGCTGCGCTCGACGCCGCCGAGCCCGACGCCCGGGTGCTCAACCTGGAGACCTCCGTCACCCGGCGCGGCACCTTCGCCCCCGGTCGGGAGATCCACTACCGGATGCACCCAGCGAACCTCCCCTGCCTGGTCGCCGCCCGCCCCGACGTCTGCGTGCTGTCCAACAACCACGTCCTGGACTTCGGCCGCGAGGGGCTGGCCGAGACGCTGCGGGGCCTGGCCGCCGCCGGCCTGCGCTCGGTGGGTGCGGGCGCCGACGCCGAGGCGGCCCGCCGGCCCGCGGTGGTCCGTCTTCCCGGCGGCCACCGCCTGCTCGTACTCGCCCTCGGCATGCCCTCCAGCGGTATCCCGCGCACCTGGGCCGCGACCGCCCGGCACAGCGGCGTCCACTGGGCGGACGGCCCCACGCCGGCCACCGCCGCCGCGGTGGCCGCCCAGCTGCGCGCCCGGAAGCGGATCGGCGACCTGGCCATGGTGTCGGTGCACTGGGGCTCCAACTGGGGCTACGGCGTCCCCCGTGCGCAGACCGCCTGTGCGCACGCCCTGATCGACGCCGGCGTGGATCTCGTCCACGGCCATTCCTCGCACCACCCGCGCCCGGTGGAGGTCTACCAGGGAAAGCTGATCCTCCACGGATGCGGTGACTTCATCGACGACTACGAGGGCATCACCGGCTACGAGCGCTACCGCGACGACCTGCGCCCGCTCTATCTCGCGGCCCTGGAGCCCGGCACCGGCCGCCTCCAGGAGCTGCGGATCGTCCCCTTCCAGGCCCACCGGATGCGGCTGCGGCACGCCTCGGCCGAGGACGCCCGCTGGCTCGGCGCCCTCTTCGACCGCCTCGCCGGCGGCTTCGCCCCCGGCGCCCTCACCACCGACCCGGCCCCCGTCCTGACCCTGCGCCCGGCCTGAACGGCGCCGACCGCACCCGGCGCCGACCGCACCCGGCGCCGACCGCAACACCTGCTGCCGACCGCACCCGATGCCGCGCTACTCCTGTGCGCCGGCCACCGCCGCGGCCAGCGCCAGCACCCGCCGCGCCTCCTCCACGTGCAGGTTCTCCACCATCCGGCCGTCCACCGTGACCACCCCGCGGCCCTCCCGGCCCGCGGCCTCGAACGCGTCGATGATCTTCCGCGCCCGTGCCACCTCCGCCTCGGCCGGCGCGAACACCCGGTTGCACGGCTCGATCTGCGACGGATGGATCAGCGTCTTGCCGTCGAACCCGAACTGCTGCCCCTGGACGCACTCCGCCTCGAACCCGGCCAGGTCCCGGACGTCGTTGAACACCCCGTCCAGGATCGCCTTGCCGGCCTCGCGAGCCGCCAGCAGCGCCAGCGACAGCCCCGTCAGCAGCGGCGCCCGACCCGGCACATGCGCGGCGTGCAGCTCCTTCGCCAGGTCGTTGGTGCCCATCACCAGCACCGTCAGCCGCTCGCTCGCCCCGGCCACCGCACGGGCGTCCAGCATCGCCCGGGGCGTCTCCACCATCGCCCAGATCGCGGTGTGGTCCGGGGCACCGGCCTCCTCCAGCCGCCGCTCGACCTCCCGCACGGTCTGCGCGGACTCCACCTTCGGCACCACCACCGCGTCCGGACCGGCCTGTGCCGCTGCCCGCAGATCGTCCGCGAACCACGGGGTGCCCGGCCCGTTGACCCGGATCGTCACCTCCCGGCGGCCGTACGCGCCCGACGCCACCGCCGCCGCGACCCGCTCCCGCGCCGCCTCCTTGGCGTCCGGGGCGACCGCGTCCTCCAGATCCAGGATCAGGCCGTCCGCCGGCAGCGCCCGGGCCTTCTCCAGCGCCCGCTCGTTGGCGCCCGGCATGTACAGCACCGACCGCCGCGCCCGCACGGCCCCCTGCCCTTCGTCCGTCGCACCCATGGCCCTACTCCGTTCCTTCGCCGCTCGCCGCCGCGTACGCCGCCTTCAGCTCGGGGTCGCGCGCCACCAGTGCCTCGGCGAGCTCCACCACCACCCGGCACTGCTTGACCGTGGCGTCGTCCTGCATCTTCCCGTCGATCATCACCGCACCGGTGCCGTCGCCCATCTCCGCGATGACCCGGCGGGCCCAGGCGACCTCCGCCGGCGCCGGCGAGAACACCTTCTTCGCGATCCCGATCTGCACCGGGTGCAGGCTCCACGCCCCCACGCAGCCCAGCAGGAAGGCGTTGCGGAACTGGTCCTCGCACGCCACGGTGTCCTTGATGTCGCCGAACGGCCCGTAGTACGGCAGGATCCCGTGCGCCGCGCAGGCGTCCACCATCCGCGCGATCGTGTAGTGCCACAGGTCCTGCTGGAACACCGCCCGCGGCGCGTCCGCCGCCCCCGGAAGCGGATCCTCCCGGACGAGGTATCCGGGGTGGCCGCCCCCCACCCGCGTCGTCTTCATCCGCCGGCTCGCCGCCAGGTCCGCCGGCCCCAGCGACATGCCCTGCATCCGCGGGCTGGCCCCGGCGATCTCCTCCACGTTGGCGACCCCGCGCGGCGTCTCCAGGATGGCGTGCAGCAGGATCGGCCGCCGCACCCCGGCCTTCGCCTCCAACTGCGCCACCAGCCGGTCGACGTAGTGGATGTCCTCGGCGCCCTCCACCTTCGGCACCATGATCACGTCCAGCTTGTCGCCGATCTCGGTGACCAGCGTCAGCAGGTCGTCCAACGCCCACGGCGAGTCCAGGCTGTTGATCCGCGTCCACAGCTGCGTCTGGCCGAAGTCGGTTGCGCGGGCGATCTCGACCAGCCCGGTCCGCGCCGCCTCCTTGCGGTCCGCGGCGACCGCGTCCTCCAGGTTGCCGAGCAGCACGTCGACGCCCGGCGCGATGTCCGGCACCTTGGCGGCCATCCGGGGATTGCCCGGATCGAAGAAGTGGATCATCCGCGACGGCCGGAACGGCACCTCCCGCACCGGCTCCGGGGCCCCTACGGCCAACGGACGGAAAAAGTCCTTCGGAGAGCGCACGCTGCCTCCCACCTCGCACCGACCACCCGGCCCGGAGCCGGCCAACGGCGCACACTCTAGGCCCGCCACCCGGCGCTTGTTACCGCGCAGTATGTGTGCCGTTGATCACGGAACGCGAAGCGACGCCCCGACGCCCGCCCGCATCTGCACGCCAACTCCACCGCCCTCACGCCGACTTCCCCACAGCCGGCCTCAACGCGCGCTACGGCCGAACGCCCCCGATCGCCATCGCGGCGCTGCGCACCGACGACCGGCGGGCCGTCCACCGCCGCGTGCGCCGCGTGGACTGCGCCGAACTCACAAGGCCGCGATCCCACCCGACCGCTCCCGGCCCCGGATCTCCAGCACGCACTCCTGCGCGGCGATCGCGGCACGGTCCGTCATCGCGTTCCTCTCCGACCGCCATGCCAACCCCAACGTCCGAGGTTCACCAAGCCGTCGCCAACCAAAGAGAGTTCACCCCGTACCTCAGCGCCCTCACTCACCTCGGACGCATCAAGTGCCGGCTGTGGGTTCCCCTAACTCCCCACGCCGACACCAGCGTTACGCGAAGCAGCCCACGAGGAGTCCGGACACTGCCCCCGGACAACGGACAAGGCCCCGGTCGTCGACCAGGGCCTTCGCGGAGTTCTACGCCCTTCCCCTTCTATGCCCGAAACCGAAGGGCGGCGATCGCAACCTCACACAGCCCCTAAGGCGTCGCCGTGGCCTGTTCGGTGGTCAGGCGGTCCCGCCAGTCACGGACGTAGTCATGGGACATGGAGGCCAGGCGGGCTATCTCCGCGTCGTCGCGACCGTCGGCCCAGGCCAGGATCCGGGTCACGGTGCGGTTCCGCGCGGCGCGGAAGTCCTTGAGCATGCCTTCGAGGCGTTCGACCTCCTCGCCTTCGTAGACAAGCCGCCGGTCGACGGCGGCCCGTTCGTCGGCGCGCAACTGCTGCAGATGGGCGGACAGGCCCGTCAGCACCAATCCCTCCTCGTGTGCAGCGCTCTGGAAGCGTTCCGCCAGGGCCGCCAGCACGCAGTCCGGCACATCGGCGAGGGTGGCTCCGGGAGGCTTGGCAGCCTCCCAGGTGTCCCTGCCGGCCTCCGTCGTCTCCAGCCAGAGGCGGGCCTCCGTAGGAGTACGGTCGCCGCACGCCTGGGCGCGGTAGGCGTACAGGGCGGCGCGGTGGCCGTAGAAGGTGAAACCGTCTTCGATCTGCCGGTCGGCGGCGCGGCATATCCGCCCCGGGACACCGCCGTAGCCCGAGTCGGGCCGGTAGTCGGCGTAAGCCTCCAGTTCCGCGTCGGTGGCCGTTCCCCAGGACGGGTCGCACAAGTCGGGGTTGCTCGCGAGGAACGCGCTGACCTCGACCCGCCATGTGGGGACCGGGCTCGTCCGGAGCCTGGGCCAGACGACCTCTCCGGAGGGAGCGAAGGTGTAGGTGGCGGCCTGCTCGATGTCGTCCCAGGCGGTGGCGGCCTCGGCGGACCACTCCAGTTCGCCGGCCGGCCCCGTACGGTGTATCGAGTCCACGAGCCGCTGTACGGCGGGCAGTATGCGCCGCGCGAGCGCATGCAGCTCCTCAGCGGTGAAGAAGCGCCAGGAGTAGCCGCGCTGCTCGTCGTGCGCAAGGTGGGTCAGCAGGTACACGAGAACGCCGGGGGCCGGCAGCGTCCCGTCGCCGAGTGCCCTGCGCGGTACGCCGGGGAGCTGGCTGTCCAGGTGCTCGCGCGAAGCCCGCCAGTCGACGTCACCGAACCAGACCGCACCGCTCTGCGCTTCGACGGCCAACCATTGGTGGTATCCCACGCCCGGGCCGTACCGCTCCTCTTGCTGCTCGGCGTCTTCGTCGTGCCAGACGTACTCGGCGGGGGGCGGATTCAGCTCCACGGCCACGAAGCCGTCCTCCGGGCGGTAGCCGGTGAGGATGCGGGCCGTACTCGGTGCGCTGTCGGCGGCGGTCATGAGGGGTTTCCTCTCGGTGGAACAGCAACCGCCGCAACCGTAGTGCGCCTGTCGATCACTAGTTTAATTTTCAGTCACTTGCGACCCACTCGGCACGGCAGGCGCGCGCATCCCGTGCCTCGGCGTCCGCGACGTCTACGCGCGTGCATGCGGACATCAAGTTGGCCACATTCACACGGTCTCCATGATTTGCTCACCTCGCGGCACGCCTTCGTAGCCCATCCTCGATCAGTTCGAAGGCGTGTCGGGCGCGTGCGGCCGCGGCGGCGGTGACACCTCCAGCTTTCGCCCGCGCTGCTGCGGCGGCGAACTCGCAGGCCGCGCCGGAGGCGACGCCTGTCGCGGCCTGCGACGCAGGCAACATCACCCGGCCCGGGTCACCGCATTCCCCACCGCACCCCGCCCGGATCGGGGCTCGCAACCGTCAACGCCATATTCGAGGGTCGGCAAGACCCGTCACGGCCGGTCCGCAGACGCAGAGGTGAAGCGCCACCGCGGCGCGAGGGCGGCATCCGTCGGCGGCCGAAGTGGCCAGGCGCTCAGAGCGCTGCCGCCGGAGTCCCGGTCGTTGATGCTGATCGGGTGCCCTCCGAGGTCTGTGTGAGGCTCCCAATGAACTCCACCGACGACGCCAAGCTCCCCGGCGCGAACGACACCGGGCCACAGGGCGAGCCCCACTAGTTTAATATTCTACTACTTCCTGGGATTGCGGTGCGCCCCACGAACGCGGCGTACTCGACGCCCTTCGCCGCCGATCCGGCGCGTCCTTCCGCTACGCCGGCATCCTCCGAAAGGTTCCGACCCTGAACGCCTCACTCGCAGAAGCCCTCTCTGTCGCCCTGCTCCTGGCGGTGCTGGCGTGCGCGGTGATCCGGCCGTGGGGCTGGCCGGAGGCGGTCGTGGCCGTCCCCGCCGCGGGAGTGGTCATCGCCACCGGTGCGATCTCCCTCGACCACGCGGCGACCGAGGCCGCCCGGCTGGGCCCGGTGATCGGCTTCCTCGCGGCCGTCCTGGTCCTGGCCCAGCTGTGCGATGACGAGGGGCTGTTCCACGCCTGCGGTGCCTGGATGGCCCGCAGGGCGGCCGGCCGCCCCCGTCGTCTGCTGGTGCTGGTGTTCGTGATCGCCTCGCTGATCACCGCGGTGCTCAGCCTGGACGCCACGGTGGTGCTGCTGACCCCGGTGGTGTTCGCCACCGCCGCCCGGCTGGGCGCCCGCGCCAAACCGCACGTGTACGCCTGCACCCACCTCTCCAACACCGCCTCGCTGCTGCTGCCTGTCTCCAACCTCACCAACCTGCTGGCGTTCGCCGCCAGCGGCCTGAGCTTCACCCGTTTCGCCGCCCTGATGGCACTACCCTGGCTGGTCGCCATCGGTGCCGAGTACCTGGTCATCCGCCGCTTCTTCGCCACCGACCTGGACGCCGGCGCCCAGACCCCGCCCACCGACGAACCCCGCGAACTGCCGCTGTTCGCCCTGGTGACAGTGGCAGGCACCCTTGCGGGCTTCGTTTTGACCTCGGCGGTCGGCATCAACCCGGCCTGGGCGGCAGCCGCGGGCGCGGCCGTTCTGGCAGCCCGCGCGCTGGCCCAGCGCCGCA is a genomic window containing:
- a CDS encoding CapA family protein, yielding MTAEPVTLALCGDVMLGRGVDQILPFPGDPELREPYVQDARIYVGLAESANGPVHHPVAFRYPWGDALAALDAAEPDARVLNLETSVTRRGTFAPGREIHYRMHPANLPCLVAARPDVCVLSNNHVLDFGREGLAETLRGLAAAGLRSVGAGADAEAARRPAVVRLPGGHRLLVLALGMPSSGIPRTWAATARHSGVHWADGPTPATAAAVAAQLRARKRIGDLAMVSVHWGSNWGYGVPRAQTACAHALIDAGVDLVHGHSSHHPRPVEVYQGKLILHGCGDFIDDYEGITGYERYRDDLRPLYLAALEPGTGRLQELRIVPFQAHRMRLRHASAEDARWLGALFDRLAGGFAPGALTTDPAPVLTLRPA
- a CDS encoding HpcH/HpaI aldolase/citrate lyase family protein → MGATDEGQGAVRARRSVLYMPGANERALEKARALPADGLILDLEDAVAPDAKEAARERVAAAVASGAYGRREVTIRVNGPGTPWFADDLRAAAQAGPDAVVVPKVESAQTVREVERRLEEAGAPDHTAIWAMVETPRAMLDARAVAGASERLTVLVMGTNDLAKELHAAHVPGRAPLLTGLSLALLAAREAGKAILDGVFNDVRDLAGFEAECVQGQQFGFDGKTLIHPSQIEPCNRVFAPAEAEVARARKIIDAFEAAGREGRGVVTVDGRMVENLHVEEARRVLALAAAVAGAQE
- a CDS encoding HpcH/HpaI aldolase/citrate lyase family protein, with product MRSPKDFFRPLAVGAPEPVREVPFRPSRMIHFFDPGNPRMAAKVPDIAPGVDVLLGNLEDAVAADRKEAARTGLVEIARATDFGQTQLWTRINSLDSPWALDDLLTLVTEIGDKLDVIMVPKVEGAEDIHYVDRLVAQLEAKAGVRRPILLHAILETPRGVANVEEIAGASPRMQGMSLGPADLAASRRMKTTRVGGGHPGYLVREDPLPGAADAPRAVFQQDLWHYTIARMVDACAAHGILPYYGPFGDIKDTVACEDQFRNAFLLGCVGAWSLHPVQIGIAKKVFSPAPAEVAWARRVIAEMGDGTGAVMIDGKMQDDATVKQCRVVVELAEALVARDPELKAAYAAASGEGTE
- a CDS encoding SLC13 family permease, giving the protein MNASLAEALSVALLLAVLACAVIRPWGWPEAVVAVPAAGVVIATGAISLDHAATEAARLGPVIGFLAAVLVLAQLCDDEGLFHACGAWMARRAAGRPRRLLVLVFVIASLITAVLSLDATVVLLTPVVFATAARLGARAKPHVYACTHLSNTASLLLPVSNLTNLLAFAASGLSFTRFAALMALPWLVAIGAEYLVIRRFFATDLDAGAQTPPTDEPRELPLFALVTVAGTLAGFVLTSAVGINPAWAAAAGAAVLAARALAQRRTTPTAIVRAAALPFCAFVLALGIVVRAVVDNGLANALGHLVPGGTSLPALLAIAALAAVLANIINNLPAVLVLLPLTAPTGPGAVLAVLLGVNIGPNLTYAGSLATLLWRRIVREHDTDVALGEFTRLGLLAVPATLLFAVVALWTSLQAIGG